The following coding sequences lie in one Myxococcales bacterium genomic window:
- the argH gene encoding argininosuccinate lyase, giving the protein MSEKLWGGRFVEDTHRLASAYSASVHVDKRLAPQDIRGSLAHVAMLKQQGILSLREAKKIESALNQIAKEVSAGTFEWRTDLEDVHMNIEAMLIKRLGSSGGRLHTARSRNDQVATDMRLWTREAADRICQRIDDLLHVLCKQAEQHIDTLMPAYTHLQRAQPTRLAHHLLAWTEMFERDRSRFLDAARRLNECPLGAGALTTTTFPIDRHHTADALGFTQPMRNSLDAVSDRDYLIEILACLANTALHMSRIAEELVLWSSQEFGFVDVGDAFSTGSSMMPQKKNPDMAELIRGKTGRVIGSLVSLIVTLKGLPLTYNRDLQEDKEPVFDAFDTVSASLEVLTAMLETAEFKPKSMREALADGYTNATEVADYLVNKGIPFRQAHALAANLVEAAARAKRPLEKLSLQAMRTVYRGIDEDIFVALAPEVAIERRNVFGGPAKSQVRAALRDLKKRLKARTPKVSKRRRT; this is encoded by the coding sequence ATGTCGGAGAAACTTTGGGGCGGACGATTTGTCGAAGACACGCATCGGTTGGCCTCGGCATATAGTGCCAGCGTTCACGTCGATAAGCGTTTGGCCCCTCAAGATATCCGCGGCTCACTGGCCCATGTAGCAATGTTGAAGCAACAGGGGATTTTATCCCTGCGTGAAGCCAAAAAAATAGAAAGCGCACTCAATCAGATTGCCAAAGAGGTGAGCGCGGGAACGTTCGAATGGCGCACCGATCTCGAAGATGTGCACATGAACATCGAGGCGATGCTCATCAAACGTTTGGGCTCGAGCGGGGGGCGCTTGCATACCGCACGCAGTCGCAATGACCAGGTGGCGACCGATATGCGGCTATGGACCAGGGAGGCGGCCGATCGCATTTGTCAGCGGATCGATGACCTCCTCCACGTATTATGCAAGCAGGCCGAACAGCACATTGACACGTTGATGCCAGCGTACACGCATCTTCAGCGCGCACAACCTACGCGACTTGCCCATCACCTTTTGGCGTGGACAGAAATGTTCGAGCGTGACCGGTCCCGTTTTCTTGATGCAGCCCGTCGCCTCAATGAGTGTCCCTTGGGCGCAGGTGCCCTCACCACCACCACATTTCCCATCGATCGTCACCACACTGCCGATGCCCTTGGTTTCACACAACCGATGCGCAATTCACTCGATGCGGTCAGCGATCGAGACTATCTCATCGAGATTTTGGCGTGCCTCGCCAATACCGCCCTGCACATGTCCCGCATCGCCGAAGAACTTGTGCTCTGGAGTAGCCAGGAGTTTGGCTTTGTCGATGTGGGGGACGCCTTTAGCACCGGCTCCTCCATGATGCCCCAAAAGAAGAATCCCGACATGGCGGAGCTTATTCGAGGCAAAACGGGCCGCGTGATAGGCAGTCTTGTCAGTTTAATAGTGACCCTAAAGGGTCTGCCGCTCACCTACAATCGCGATCTCCAGGAAGACAAAGAACCGGTCTTTGATGCGTTTGATACAGTAAGCGCATCCTTGGAAGTACTTACGGCCATGCTCGAAACGGCCGAGTTCAAGCCCAAAAGCATGCGTGAGGCCTTGGCCGACGGCTATACCAACGCCACGGAGGTGGCCGATTACCTCGTCAATAAGGGCATCCCGTTTAGGCAAGCCCATGCTCTTGCTGCGAATTTGGTTGAAGCCGCCGCACGCGCGAAGAGACCTCTAGAGAAGCTGTCCCTTCAAGCGATGCGTACAGTCTACCGCGGCATCGATGAAGACATTTTTGTGGCGCTAGCGCCCGAAGTGGCCATTGAGCGGCGGAATGTCTTTGGAGGCCCCGCCAAATCCCAGGTGAGAGCAGCCCTGCGCGATCTGAAGAAACGTCTCAAGGCGCGCACCCCAAAGGTCTCGAAGCGTCGAAGGACTTGA
- a CDS encoding cation-translocating P-type ATPase produces MHTRGAPAFFPLPCAACGTHVDTLRAAGVLCFEDGFRYFCSPLCRSRYLGGERHSSTSAAMGHGSVRRGTPTAKPAPSAGPVHVDPLLEPLLESERLSPSCISDRSLVFGVALAAIAGLTGALHSNQALFISSVALNVASVFVAIGAVWQTPWYRHLGHLAGPIGTICIALSALGLPPFTVSSRAILTGASLIACVMLMRVVIQRDSVKLIAQRLRELLVPLPTMAQAPPDEAAFHAHAQVTTVAVENLRVGDEILVPHGHAVPIDGVIVAGEARVMPFPKAGSSVAVSAGDSMLAGAPVVEGAIRIAVTATRPQRTLARALQLQSPDDASLGWLPLLQHAFRAWSGYVLLFLCALVWVLSAPTEKLQTLGVFLVVLPILALDRSVFMPSLAAAVAAAERGVFFQNRRALLKTGAVNVVGMRSRGIVTEGRLEVVDTKTWGETPMTTLLPLVMAAEDAFSGHPIANALLRFAKVMLVQERASLSKTLREGRGIVGATLDGVPLVLGNRQLLLDRGVSVALAEEEIKKAESLGRTVVLLALGGRVHALFALQDEPSPHARVAVQRLVDMDMEVVLLSGDHSRTVATIAGHLGIDHVKAELTAPERAQEVRKLRDAGNVVAVVGYPAHDAAHLAEANVAVALASAGRGLNLTDYVTLVSKDLRDAADALWIARATRRTIRRALWIVGSAGVLFSVAAVLGQLSAIGAAIVALSLDLYTLPKAHRLLRRIDLRVPPRTW; encoded by the coding sequence ATGCATACCCGCGGCGCCCCGGCATTCTTCCCTCTGCCCTGCGCTGCGTGCGGAACTCACGTCGATACGCTGCGCGCAGCTGGCGTGCTATGTTTTGAAGACGGCTTTCGCTATTTTTGTTCTCCTCTGTGTCGGTCCCGCTACTTGGGAGGGGAACGCCATTCCAGTACAAGCGCCGCAATGGGCCATGGGTCGGTAAGACGCGGCACACCCACCGCCAAACCGGCACCCTCAGCGGGCCCGGTGCATGTCGATCCCTTGCTTGAGCCTCTTCTCGAATCCGAACGCCTATCGCCGAGTTGTATATCCGATCGCAGCCTGGTGTTTGGCGTCGCACTCGCAGCTATTGCGGGCCTTACGGGTGCCCTTCATTCCAACCAGGCTCTCTTTATCTCCTCAGTAGCGCTCAACGTTGCGAGCGTATTTGTGGCCATAGGTGCTGTATGGCAGACGCCCTGGTATAGGCATCTCGGACACTTAGCTGGCCCGATCGGCACCATATGTATTGCACTGAGCGCGCTGGGGCTGCCGCCATTTACGGTGTCTTCTCGGGCCATTCTCACCGGAGCGAGCCTCATCGCGTGTGTCATGTTGATGCGGGTCGTAATCCAGAGGGACAGCGTGAAATTGATCGCGCAACGGCTCAGAGAATTGCTTGTGCCGTTGCCTACTATGGCTCAAGCCCCGCCGGACGAGGCTGCATTCCATGCTCACGCTCAAGTGACCACTGTTGCGGTCGAGAATCTGCGTGTGGGCGACGAGATCCTCGTGCCGCATGGACATGCCGTTCCCATTGACGGCGTCATCGTCGCCGGCGAGGCGCGGGTGATGCCATTCCCCAAAGCGGGCTCAAGCGTTGCAGTAAGCGCCGGCGACTCGATGCTAGCGGGCGCTCCTGTCGTCGAAGGTGCGATAAGGATCGCGGTTACAGCGACGAGACCGCAGCGCACCCTTGCAAGAGCCCTGCAACTTCAGTCGCCGGACGATGCCAGCTTGGGTTGGCTGCCGCTGCTCCAGCATGCGTTCAGAGCCTGGAGCGGCTACGTCCTGCTTTTTTTGTGCGCACTCGTCTGGGTACTCAGTGCCCCCACGGAAAAGCTTCAAACCCTTGGGGTGTTTTTAGTCGTTTTGCCCATACTCGCGCTCGATCGTAGCGTATTTATGCCCTCGCTTGCGGCAGCTGTCGCGGCTGCTGAGCGTGGGGTGTTTTTCCAAAACCGTCGTGCGCTTCTCAAGACCGGTGCCGTGAATGTCGTCGGCATGCGAAGTAGGGGCATAGTCACCGAAGGACGCCTCGAAGTGGTCGATACCAAGACGTGGGGAGAGACGCCCATGACCACACTTTTGCCCCTCGTGATGGCTGCTGAAGATGCATTTTCGGGACATCCGATTGCGAATGCGCTCTTGCGCTTCGCGAAGGTTATGCTCGTTCAGGAACGCGCATCGCTGAGCAAAACTTTGCGGGAGGGCCGCGGGATTGTGGGAGCAACCCTTGACGGAGTGCCTCTCGTACTGGGTAACCGGCAGCTCTTGCTGGATCGAGGCGTTAGCGTTGCGCTTGCCGAGGAGGAAATAAAAAAAGCGGAGTCTCTCGGGCGCACGGTCGTACTTTTGGCGCTCGGGGGTCGCGTACATGCCCTCTTCGCGCTCCAAGATGAGCCGAGCCCGCATGCGCGTGTGGCTGTACAGCGGCTGGTGGATATGGACATGGAAGTTGTGCTGCTCTCGGGAGATCATAGTCGAACTGTTGCGACGATTGCTGGCCACCTCGGTATCGACCACGTCAAAGCCGAACTGACCGCCCCGGAACGGGCACAAGAGGTGCGTAAGCTTCGCGACGCGGGGAACGTCGTAGCCGTCGTCGGATATCCAGCCCATGATGCAGCCCATTTGGCGGAGGCTAACGTAGCGGTCGCCTTGGCGAGCGCGGGCCGAGGACTCAACCTCACCGATTACGTGACATTGGTGAGTAAAGACTTGCGAGATGCCGCGGACGCGCTGTGGATCGCAAGAGCCACGCGTCGTACCATTCGGCGAGCGTTATGGATTGTGGGAAGCGCGGGAGTCCTTTTCAGCGTAGCGGCCGTGCTTGGGCAGCTTTCAGCCATCGGTGCCGCGATTGTGGCTCTATCGTTAGACTTGTACACGTTGCCCAAAGCTCATCGCTTGCTACGCAGAATTGACTTACGCGTCCCTCCGCGAACATGGTAG